A single region of the Deltaproteobacteria bacterium genome encodes:
- a CDS encoding DUF5320 family protein has product MPWGDGTGPWGGGPMTGRAAGFCAGYPVPGYANSIPGRGFRGGAYFAAPAMSYPAAGNPYGAAAYYGGSRSPYGFGPFYGFGRRFGFGRGFGRGRFGRGSGFGRGWW; this is encoded by the coding sequence ATGCCTTGGGGAGATGGAACAGGACCATGGGGCGGTGGTCCCATGACAGGAAGAGCAGCCGGTTTCTGCGCCGGATACCCTGTTCCGGGATACGCGAACTCTATTCCCGGAAGAGGTTTCCGGGGTGGTGCATATTTTGCGGCTCCCGCGATGAGCTATCCGGCAGCTGGCAATCCTTACGGGGCGGCGGCTTACTATGGTGGATCTCGAAGCCCCTATGGATTTGGTCCTTTTTATGGATTCGGCCGAAGGTTCGGATTCGGTAGAGGCTTCGGCAGGGGCCGGTTTGGCAGAGGCTCCGGATTCGGACGTGGCTGGTGGTGA
- a CDS encoding ATP-binding protein: protein MKEIVVISGKGGTGKTSVVASFAALAGKTVTADCDVDAADLHLVLNPRVESETEFSGGKKARILEELCIACDRCYEECRFDAVSYPHEINGGGERHVPCINPLFCEGCGLCVRLCPVDAIAFEPVVNGKWFVSSTNYGPLVHARLGIAEGNSGKLVTIVRQEARKIAEGQGLPFIIVDGSPGIGCPVIASLTGADLVLIVTEPTLSGRHDLKRVARLASHFRIPATVCVNKYDLNSVLSEIIEKEAREMGVTPVGRVRYDRAVTEAQVMRKSVVEYSDGPVSGDMRTLWNNIVSAL, encoded by the coding sequence ATGAAAGAGATCGTTGTCATCAGCGGTAAAGGCGGAACAGGGAAGACGAGCGTCGTGGCATCCTTCGCCGCGCTGGCCGGGAAAACGGTTACAGCCGATTGCGATGTCGACGCTGCGGACCTGCATCTTGTCCTCAATCCCCGGGTGGAATCGGAAACGGAATTCAGCGGAGGCAAGAAAGCGCGGATCCTTGAGGAACTCTGCATAGCCTGTGACCGGTGCTATGAGGAATGTCGATTCGACGCCGTTTCATATCCCCATGAGATCAATGGCGGGGGTGAACGACATGTTCCCTGCATAAATCCCCTCTTCTGTGAGGGATGCGGATTGTGCGTGCGTCTCTGCCCGGTCGATGCCATTGCCTTTGAACCGGTCGTGAATGGGAAATGGTTCGTTTCTTCAACGAATTATGGTCCACTTGTACATGCCCGGCTCGGTATCGCCGAAGGGAATTCGGGCAAGCTGGTGACTATCGTGCGGCAGGAAGCACGAAAGATCGCCGAAGGGCAGGGTCTTCCCTTTATTATCGTCGACGGTTCTCCCGGTATCGGCTGTCCGGTCATTGCCTCTCTGACCGGCGCGGACCTGGTGTTGATAGTTACGGAGCCGACGCTTTCGGGACGGCATGATCTGAAACGGGTGGCCCGATTGGCTTCACATTTCCGTATTCCTGCCACGGTATGCGTGAATAAATATGATCTGAATTCCGTCCTGTCTGAAATAATTGAAAAGGAAGCCCGCGAAATGGGCGTCACCCCGGTGGGAAGGGTGCGCTACGACCGGGCGGTCACGGAGGCTCAGGTCATGAGGAAGAGCGTGGTGGAATATTCCGATGGACCTGTGTCCGGGGATATGAGAACGCTCTGGAACAATATCGTTTCGGCGCTGTAA
- a CDS encoding P-loop NTPase yields MTDDRNTRDKKPGNGDGGETKGADGLKAYTESEELANRMGRIKHKLMILSGKGGVGKSTVAVNVAVALAMEGKKVGLLDSDFHGPSIPTLLNLEGTRPTSDGEGIIPVNFSETLKVMSMGFLLQNRDDAVIWRGPMKMKVLKQLLSDVKWGDLDYLIIDFPPGTGDEPLSIAQLIPKCDGAIIVTTPQDLSLNDVRKCINFCRQLSVPVIGVIENMSGLVCPNCGTLIDIFKSGGGEKMAHEMGVPFLGKIPVEPMIVEASDSGKPFVYHYGKTEAAKAFSKAIGPVLDLERTAGTGRPPEEKRLVRPENTVRIAVPVVTGRLSPHFGHCEEFFFYDVDIDEKVIRACERLTPPPHEPGALPRWLSQNGTDIIIAGGMGSRAQEHFEESGIRVVIGAPSEEPERIVKSYLAGTLDCGENTCDH; encoded by the coding sequence ATGACCGATGACAGGAATACCCGGGACAAAAAGCCGGGAAACGGCGACGGAGGAGAAACCAAAGGCGCCGATGGGTTGAAAGCATATACTGAAAGCGAGGAACTGGCCAATAGAATGGGCCGGATAAAGCACAAGCTCATGATCCTCTCAGGGAAGGGCGGTGTCGGTAAAAGCACGGTGGCCGTGAATGTGGCGGTTGCGCTGGCAATGGAAGGGAAAAAAGTGGGCCTTCTGGACAGTGATTTTCACGGTCCCAGCATTCCGACGCTTCTTAATCTTGAGGGGACCCGCCCCACGAGCGACGGAGAGGGCATCATTCCCGTCAATTTCTCGGAGACCCTGAAGGTCATGTCCATGGGATTCCTTCTTCAGAACCGTGATGACGCGGTCATATGGCGGGGTCCCATGAAGATGAAGGTCCTCAAGCAGCTGCTCAGTGACGTCAAGTGGGGTGACCTTGATTATCTGATCATAGATTTTCCTCCGGGAACGGGTGATGAGCCTCTGTCCATCGCGCAACTCATACCGAAGTGCGACGGCGCGATCATCGTGACCACCCCGCAGGACCTCTCGCTGAACGATGTGAGGAAGTGCATAAATTTCTGCCGGCAGTTGAGCGTGCCCGTGATCGGTGTGATCGAGAACATGAGCGGCCTTGTCTGTCCCAATTGCGGGACCCTCATCGACATCTTCAAGTCCGGCGGCGGTGAGAAAATGGCCCATGAAATGGGCGTACCGTTCCTGGGAAAGATCCCTGTGGAGCCGATGATCGTCGAGGCCTCCGACAGCGGGAAACCCTTCGTCTACCATTACGGAAAAACGGAGGCGGCGAAGGCCTTTTCAAAGGCCATTGGACCCGTCCTGGATCTTGAACGTACCGCCGGGACCGGGCGACCGCCGGAAGAAAAACGGCTGGTCAGACCGGAAAATACGGTACGGATAGCCGTTCCGGTCGTTACCGGCAGGCTCAGCCCCCATTTCGGACACTGTGAAGAATTTTTCTTTTATGACGTAGATATCGATGAAAAGGTCATACGTGCCTGTGAACGGCTTACTCCGCCTCCCCACGAACCGGGTGCACTGCCACGGTGGCTTTCGCAGAACGGAACCGACATTATTATTGCCGGCGGTATGGGGAGCCGGGCCCAGGAACATTTTGAAGAGAGCGGGATCAGGGTGGTCATCGGTGCCCCATCGGAAGAACCGGAACGGATCGTGAAATCATATCTGGCGGGAACGCTCGACTGCGGGGAAAATACCTGTGACCACTGA
- a CDS encoding MBL fold metallo-hydrolase: MPAITLQEVDKVEIITLQDNYVDIAAMDNSAIVARAMPIKDGEIKNSILAEHGFSAVVKTTTEDNVRTMLFDFGFSEHGAAFNARTMGVPMEDVEVMALSHGHSDHFGGFRELVKMIGRDGIELVAHPAVFAYPRYLKLGEDFKIYFPRIAREEAEQAHVKIVETAEPFLLLDGNVLFLGAVKRATDFEKGFPIAHYEEDGTEKWDPIEDDTAVVMNVRGKGLVVLSGCAHSGIINTVRYAQEVTGIDTVYAVMGGFHLTGPLFEAIIERTTEELKKFNPSYVIPTHCTGRKAIMHIEKEMPEAFVLNMSGTTLTFSA, translated from the coding sequence ATGCCGGCAATCACATTACAGGAAGTCGACAAGGTGGAGATCATCACGCTGCAGGACAACTACGTGGATATAGCGGCCATGGACAACAGCGCCATAGTAGCCCGCGCCATGCCGATCAAGGACGGTGAAATAAAGAATTCCATCCTTGCCGAGCACGGCTTTTCCGCCGTTGTCAAAACGACGACGGAAGATAACGTGAGGACCATGCTGTTCGATTTCGGATTTTCCGAGCACGGAGCGGCCTTTAACGCTCGAACCATGGGGGTTCCCATGGAGGACGTGGAGGTGATGGCCCTTTCTCACGGTCACAGCGACCACTTCGGCGGTTTCCGGGAACTGGTAAAGATGATCGGACGGGACGGCATCGAGCTCGTCGCGCATCCCGCCGTCTTCGCCTATCCGCGGTACCTGAAACTCGGCGAGGATTTCAAGATATATTTTCCCCGGATCGCCCGGGAGGAGGCCGAACAGGCTCATGTAAAAATCGTTGAAACCGCCGAACCCTTCCTCCTTCTTGACGGCAATGTGCTCTTTCTGGGTGCGGTGAAACGGGCGACCGATTTTGAAAAGGGATTCCCCATTGCCCATTATGAAGAGGACGGAACGGAAAAATGGGACCCCATCGAGGATGACACGGCGGTGGTAATGAACGTTCGGGGAAAGGGCCTTGTTGTTCTTTCGGGATGTGCCCATTCAGGGATCATCAACACGGTTCGTTACGCGCAGGAAGTCACGGGGATCGACACCGTGTATGCGGTCATGGGCGGGTTCCATCTGACGGGGCCGCTTTTTGAAGCGATCATCGAACGGACGACGGAAGAACTGAAGAAGTTCAACCCGTCCTATGTCATTCCAACACACTGCACGGGGAGAAAGGCGATCATGCATATCGAGAAGGAAATGCCGGAGGCCTTCGTGCTCAATATGAGCGGGACGACACTGACGTTTTCAGCGTAA
- a CDS encoding NifB/NifX family molybdenum-iron cluster-binding protein, translating to MKIAIPVWNDCVSTVLDFSTILEVIDVEKGIPLRRDRFSFVETTVMSKIARLKDLKVDTILCGAVSRPLYHMAVAAGIRVVPFLRGAVDEILQAYLADRLTDAQLILPGCGWGRRQGGRGGMGRWGGSGRGKMRRGWL from the coding sequence ATGAAAATCGCCATACCGGTCTGGAACGATTGTGTCTCAACCGTCCTGGATTTCTCGACGATTCTTGAGGTCATCGACGTTGAGAAAGGCATCCCCCTTCGTCGTGACAGGTTTTCCTTTGTGGAAACGACGGTCATGTCGAAGATCGCGCGCCTGAAAGATCTGAAGGTCGACACGATCCTCTGTGGTGCCGTTTCCCGGCCGCTCTATCACATGGCGGTGGCAGCCGGTATTCGAGTGGTGCCCTTCCTGCGGGGGGCGGTCGATGAGATCCTTCAGGCCTACCTGGCCGATCGTCTGACCGACGCGCAATTGATCCTGCCCGGCTGCGGCTGGGGAAGGCGCCAGGGCGGAAGAGGAGGCATGGGCCGCTGGGGCGGATCAGGCCGGGGAAAAATGAGAAGGGGATGGCTATGA
- a CDS encoding DUF5320 domain-containing protein, with the protein MPGGDRTGPAGMGPMTGRAAGFCAGFPVPGYMNPVFGRGFGRGRGGGWGRRNWFYATGLTAWQRGAYGYAPYGAGLQFGMPYPHASYSPYAAGFSKEDELNALKCQAEYLEDALEGIKKRMTELEEENVEG; encoded by the coding sequence ATGCCAGGTGGAGATAGAACGGGTCCCGCGGGAATGGGACCCATGACGGGAAGAGCAGCGGGATTCTGTGCCGGTTTTCCCGTGCCGGGGTATATGAATCCTGTTTTTGGCCGGGGTTTTGGTCGTGGTCGCGGTGGCGGCTGGGGCCGCCGGAACTGGTTTTATGCGACGGGCTTGACCGCCTGGCAGCGGGGTGCTTACGGGTATGCGCCGTATGGCGCCGGACTGCAATTTGGAATGCCCTATCCCCACGCTTCTTACTCACCGTATGCAGCGGGATTTTCCAAAGAGGACGAACTGAACGCGCTGAAGTGCCAGGCGGAATATCTGGAGGATGCCCTGGAGGGTATTAAGAAACGAATGACTGAACTGGAAGAAGAAAACGTGGAAGGATAA
- a CDS encoding iron-sulfur cluster assembly scaffold protein, translating into MFLRVRNDIIEEVKFSTDGCAFTIAAAEAASRMAVGKRIRDCLIINQSALLERLGNMPEDHIHCALLAAMTFQRALRDHREKKKRG; encoded by the coding sequence ATATTTCTTCGGGTAAGAAATGACATCATAGAAGAAGTGAAATTCAGCACCGACGGATGCGCCTTCACCATTGCGGCGGCGGAAGCGGCATCCCGGATGGCCGTGGGGAAACGGATCAGGGATTGTTTGATAATCAACCAGAGCGCCCTTCTGGAGCGTCTGGGAAATATGCCGGAGGATCATATTCATTGCGCTCTCCTGGCAGCCATGACCTTTCAGAGGGCGCTGAGAGATCACCGGGAAAAGAAAAAAAGGGGGTAG
- a CDS encoding OmpA family protein, whose protein sequence is MRKVVICILTVCAFLTVSAFVQAETADEWFEMGNYYYDQQIFSEAIQAYTKAIDMEPNFVEAFFLRGKSNALLKPSNVENAIRDFTSVIEMDSQNADAYYERGLLNAFVINNEQALADMKTAAALGHKGAYAWLYPDQPEESGLEYIDLSRFMSNGQAPVVLFDFDLSLLKDDARMLLNELGTVLKTELPSVYVVLMGHTDSTGAERYNDNLSMKRAEAVKSYLASTIGIDPNRLIMKGFGESHPAAPNDTEEGRSLNRRVEIVGVERR, encoded by the coding sequence TCCGCGTTTGTTCAGGCGGAAACGGCCGATGAGTGGTTCGAAATGGGGAATTATTACTATGACCAGCAGATCTTCAGTGAAGCTATCCAGGCGTATACAAAAGCGATAGATATGGAGCCGAATTTTGTGGAAGCCTTTTTCCTGCGAGGCAAATCCAATGCCCTTCTAAAGCCCTCAAATGTCGAGAACGCGATCAGGGATTTCACAAGCGTCATCGAGATGGATTCCCAGAACGCGGATGCCTATTATGAGCGAGGGCTGCTGAACGCCTTCGTCATTAATAACGAGCAGGCCCTGGCGGACATGAAGACGGCGGCCGCCCTGGGACACAAGGGCGCCTATGCCTGGCTCTATCCTGACCAACCGGAGGAAAGCGGCCTGGAGTATATCGATCTGTCACGTTTCATGAGTAACGGCCAGGCACCGGTGGTTCTTTTCGATTTTGACCTTTCACTGCTGAAAGACGATGCCCGCATGCTTCTGAATGAACTGGGAACGGTCCTGAAAACCGAGCTTCCCTCGGTATATGTCGTGCTGATGGGACATACCGACAGCACCGGCGCGGAAAGATACAACGACAATCTTTCCATGAAACGGGCCGAGGCCGTCAAAAGCTACCTGGCATCGACGATCGGCATCGATCCTAATCGCCTCATCATGAAGGGATTCGGGGAATCGCATCCGGCTGCGCCGAATGACACGGAGGAAGGACGTTCTCTGAACCGGCGGGTGGAAATCGTCGGAGTGGAACGCCGGTAG
- a CDS encoding YihY/virulence factor BrkB family protein, which produces MKGFAPMKLWKEIKAWIDFLKNDIWSIKLTSLPRERSLVLRTLRIIILSIRGFDEDKCQLRASALTFYSLISIVPVAAMAFGIAKGFGFDKILEKQLREQLVGHEEIFEKVITFSHSLLESTRGGLLAGIGIIILFWAVIKVLGQIEDSFNDIWGIKEHRSMGRRFSDYLSLMLIGPVIIILSSSVNVFISTQLTTITEKFELLGYISPVLSCLFKILPYCLVWGFFTFLYIFMPNTRVRFTSGLLAGIAAGTAFQIVQWVYITFQIGAARYNAIYGSFAALPLFLVWLQLSWLIMLIGAELSFAHQNVDTYEFEPDSLKVSPHLKLLLTLQITHLIVKNFAGGKPPRTAGELSHELEIPIRLVNEIIFDLEQAHILSGTNRDDNREPAYQPALDISTLSIHAVSSALQHRGIETIPFAQTREFTALSETLRSFSETIEKSPSNLLLKDL; this is translated from the coding sequence ATGAAAGGATTCGCTCCAATGAAACTGTGGAAAGAAATCAAGGCATGGATCGATTTTCTTAAAAATGACATCTGGAGCATCAAGCTCACCAGCCTTCCACGGGAACGGTCCCTCGTGCTCCGCACGTTGCGGATCATTATTCTTTCCATTCGGGGGTTCGACGAAGACAAATGCCAGCTCCGGGCATCGGCACTTACCTTTTATTCACTGATTTCCATCGTCCCCGTAGCCGCCATGGCCTTCGGCATCGCCAAGGGGTTCGGTTTTGATAAAATACTGGAAAAGCAGCTTCGGGAACAACTGGTCGGTCACGAGGAGATCTTCGAAAAGGTCATAACCTTTTCCCATTCGCTGCTGGAAAGCACCCGGGGCGGTCTCCTTGCGGGTATCGGTATCATCATACTCTTCTGGGCCGTCATCAAAGTGCTGGGGCAGATAGAAGATTCCTTCAATGATATCTGGGGGATAAAAGAGCACAGATCCATGGGCAGGCGATTCAGCGATTATCTTTCCCTCATGTTGATCGGTCCCGTCATCATCATCCTGTCAAGCAGCGTCAACGTATTTATTTCAACGCAGCTCACGACGATAACCGAAAAGTTCGAACTGCTCGGCTACATCAGTCCCGTTCTGTCCTGCCTTTTCAAAATTCTCCCCTACTGCCTAGTATGGGGCTTCTTCACCTTCCTCTATATATTCATGCCGAACACCAGGGTGCGTTTCACCTCGGGCCTTCTGGCAGGTATCGCAGCCGGAACGGCCTTTCAAATCGTCCAGTGGGTCTATATCACCTTCCAGATCGGTGCGGCCCGATACAACGCCATATACGGAAGCTTCGCCGCCCTCCCCCTCTTCCTTGTCTGGCTGCAACTGAGCTGGCTCATCATGCTCATCGGCGCCGAGCTGTCATTCGCCCATCAGAATGTCGACACCTACGAATTCGAACCGGACTCTCTGAAAGTCAGCCCACACCTGAAATTGCTTCTCACCCTGCAGATCACCCATCTGATTGTGAAGAATTTCGCCGGGGGGAAGCCACCCCGGACGGCCGGCGAACTATCCCATGAGCTTGAAATACCGATCCGCCTGGTGAACGAGATCATCTTCGATCTCGAACAGGCTCATATCCTGTCAGGCACGAATCGGGACGACAACCGTGAACCGGCCTATCAGCCCGCCCTCGATATCAGTACCCTGTCCATCCATGCCGTTTCCAGCGCGCTGCAGCACCGGGGGATCGAAACCATCCCCTTTGCCCAGACCAGGGAATTCACGGCTCTGTCGGAAACCCTCCGCTCATTCAGCGAAACCATCGAAAAATCACCGTCCAACCTGTTGCTGAAGGATCTGTGA
- a CDS encoding radical SAM protein has product MCSDTHTYTFGPVPSRRLGRSLGIDCAPFKVCTYDCVYCQLGRTIEKRSKRKNFFPRKNIVDAVRHRIARIPCPDYLTISGSGEPTLYSGLKGLIKEIKTVANIPCAVLTNGSLFWSKDVRDAVRGADLIIPSLDAGNQLIFQQINRPHPDIAFDDVLRGLRLLREEFEGAVWLEVFLVSGLNDGDREIAEIKECVDLIAPDRVQLNTAVRVPAEQWVTAVEGERLQQIASFFGDRCEVIADVARDLEPKEFTATRSDVLELLQRRPCTVDDISRGLALHRNEVVKYIGELLETGEIRGEERGTDVFYTARWNEGEIRIQR; this is encoded by the coding sequence GTGTGTTCCGATACCCATACGTATACGTTCGGACCCGTTCCGTCCCGCCGGCTCGGTCGATCCCTGGGTATAGACTGTGCACCGTTCAAGGTCTGTACCTATGACTGTGTATATTGCCAGCTCGGCCGAACGATCGAAAAGAGGAGCAAAAGGAAGAACTTTTTCCCCCGTAAGAACATTGTTGACGCGGTTCGTCACCGCATTGCCCGGATCCCTTGCCCGGATTACCTGACAATTTCCGGTTCGGGTGAACCGACCCTGTACAGCGGGCTGAAAGGGCTCATCAAAGAAATTAAAACTGTTGCCAATATTCCCTGTGCTGTGTTAACGAATGGTTCGCTCTTTTGGAGCAAGGATGTACGGGATGCGGTGCGCGGGGCGGACCTCATCATACCGTCCCTGGATGCCGGTAATCAGCTGATATTCCAACAAATAAACCGTCCCCACCCTGACATTGCCTTTGATGATGTGTTGCGTGGGCTGCGATTGCTGCGGGAAGAATTTGAAGGTGCTGTCTGGCTTGAAGTGTTTCTGGTGTCCGGGCTGAATGACGGTGATCGTGAGATAGCGGAAATAAAGGAATGTGTGGATCTGATAGCGCCGGATCGTGTGCAGTTGAATACAGCGGTACGGGTACCGGCGGAGCAATGGGTCACGGCTGTTGAGGGAGAACGACTCCAGCAGATCGCCTCTTTCTTTGGTGACCGGTGCGAAGTGATCGCCGATGTGGCCAGGGACCTTGAGCCGAAGGAGTTTACGGCGACCAGGAGTGATGTACTCGAACTGCTCCAGCGGCGCCCATGCACGGTCGATGATATTTCCAGGGGCCTTGCCCTGCATCGTAATGAAGTGGTCAAGTACATTGGTGAGCTTCTCGAGACCGGCGAGATCAGGGGTGAGGAGCGGGGCACGGATGTGTTCTATACCGCACGGTGGAACGAAGGAGAGATTCGGATACAGAGATAG
- a CDS encoding 4Fe-4S binding protein codes for MKIAVTTVGPSLDDQVEARFGRAPYYLFVDLDTMDYEAVPNPNVAAGGGAGIQSAQLMSERGVEYVLTGNCGPNAFQVFSAAGVQVVVGVRGSAREAVDAFRKGVYSASNQPSVESHFGMGGGPGTGMDMGGGRGMDMGGGRGMGMGGGRGMGMGGGRGMGMGGGRGMGMGKGQGMGRGIGGGQPGFPDTAAGRSGTLEKNGARSLQEEARILEERLADIRQRIDAIQKDTGTGIARVDTQKCNGCGICVEYCPVEAITMNDVAVIDEKKCTGCEMCIDACPLAAITMI; via the coding sequence ATGAAAATAGCGGTAACAACAGTAGGACCATCCCTTGATGACCAGGTTGAGGCTCGTTTTGGACGGGCGCCGTATTATCTTTTTGTTGACCTGGATACAATGGATTATGAGGCGGTACCGAATCCCAATGTGGCAGCGGGCGGCGGTGCCGGTATCCAGTCCGCCCAATTGATGTCGGAACGAGGTGTAGAGTATGTCCTGACAGGAAACTGCGGGCCGAATGCCTTTCAGGTTTTTTCGGCGGCTGGTGTTCAGGTCGTGGTCGGTGTGAGAGGAAGCGCGCGCGAGGCGGTTGATGCGTTCAGGAAAGGAGTATATTCCGCATCGAATCAGCCGAGCGTGGAGAGTCACTTCGGTATGGGCGGCGGACCCGGCACCGGCATGGACATGGGTGGCGGCCGTGGCATGGACATGGGCGGTGGTCGCGGTATGGGCATGGGTGGCGGCCGTGGCATGGGCATGGGCGGTGGTCGCGGCATGGGCATGGGCGGCGGCCGTGGCATGGGTATGGGAAAAGGCCAGGGAATGGGGCGTGGCATTGGAGGCGGTCAGCCCGGTTTTCCCGATACAGCGGCCGGCCGTTCGGGAACACTGGAAAAAAATGGTGCGCGCTCACTTCAGGAAGAAGCCCGCATTCTCGAGGAACGGCTTGCTGATATCAGGCAGCGGATCGATGCGATACAGAAAGATACAGGTACCGGGATCGCCCGTGTTGATACGCAGAAATGTAATGGCTGCGGTATATGTGTCGAATATTGTCCCGTCGAAGCGATCACGATGAACGACGTGGCGGTGATCGATGAGAAAAAATGCACGGGATGTGAAATGTGCATTGATGCCTGTCCCCTTGCCGCCATTACCATGATATAG
- a CDS encoding ATP-binding protein, with protein sequence MKIAVASGKGGTGKTTIATNLALVLAEEDRRVEVLDCDVEEPNCHIFLNPEIKSSWPASVLMPEIIDEHCTGCGVCADVCEYNALVVVKGSVLVFPELCHSCGACSLLCPEQAIREVTREVGVIESGTSMDISFVQGKLNIGELMSPAVIKAVKETAGDSDVAIYDSPPGTSCPVIEAVKDADFVVLATEPTPFGLNDLELAVGMVRELGLACAVVINRSDVGTGDVRDYCAREGIPVVMELPDDRRIAEAYSRGKMIIHELPEYRALFLESWRRIESLLPSGDREGGTEERET encoded by the coding sequence TTGAAGATAGCCGTTGCCAGCGGAAAGGGCGGTACGGGAAAGACCACGATCGCGACCAATCTGGCCCTTGTTCTTGCCGAGGAGGACAGGCGCGTCGAGGTGCTTGATTGTGACGTGGAAGAACCGAACTGTCATATATTCCTGAACCCGGAGATAAAAAGCTCATGGCCCGCGTCGGTCCTGATGCCCGAGATCATCGATGAGCACTGCACGGGATGCGGGGTCTGCGCCGATGTGTGCGAGTACAACGCCCTCGTTGTCGTTAAGGGCTCGGTCCTGGTATTTCCTGAATTGTGCCACAGTTGCGGCGCTTGCTCGCTTCTGTGCCCCGAACAGGCGATCAGGGAGGTCACGCGGGAGGTGGGTGTCATCGAGAGCGGAACATCAATGGATATTTCATTTGTTCAGGGAAAACTGAACATCGGTGAGCTGATGTCTCCCGCTGTCATAAAAGCGGTGAAAGAAACCGCCGGTGACAGTGACGTGGCGATTTACGATTCCCCGCCCGGAACATCCTGTCCCGTTATCGAAGCGGTCAAGGATGCCGATTTCGTTGTACTCGCCACGGAACCGACCCCCTTTGGTCTGAACGACCTTGAACTGGCCGTGGGTATGGTGCGGGAACTGGGGCTTGCCTGTGCCGTCGTCATCAACCGTTCCGATGTCGGTACCGGTGACGTCCGTGACTACTGCGCCCGGGAAGGCATCCCCGTCGTGATGGAGCTGCCCGATGACCGGCGGATAGCAGAGGCATACTCACGGGGCAAAATGATAATTCATGAACTGCCGGAGTATCGCGCTTTGTTTCTCGAGTCCTGGAGGCGTATCGAATCGCTGCTTCCGTCCGGTGACCGGGAAGGCGGGACCGAAGAAAGGGAAACATGA
- a CDS encoding NifB/NifX family molybdenum-iron cluster-binding protein, which produces MKIVVTSYGEGLSAKFDRSFGRARWFVCVDTDTGAVEARSNVQNIDAPQGAGIQAAKNVSEMGAGAILTGNVGPNAYRTMKAAGIEVFVVGKECETVEDALAAWKAGKAEVISEPTVEGHWV; this is translated from the coding sequence ATGAAGATCGTTGTTACTTCCTATGGTGAGGGGCTCTCGGCGAAATTTGACCGCAGCTTTGGTCGTGCCCGCTGGTTTGTCTGTGTTGATACCGATACCGGTGCCGTTGAGGCCCGTTCGAACGTGCAAAATATCGACGCACCCCAGGGGGCCGGGATCCAGGCGGCGAAAAATGTGTCCGAGATGGGCGCCGGGGCGATTCTGACGGGAAATGTCGGACCTAACGCATACAGAACGATGAAAGCGGCCGGGATCGAGGTGTTTGTCGTCGGAAAGGAATGTGAAACGGTAGAGGATGCTCTCGCGGCGTGGAAGGCCGGGAAAGCGGAGGTCATATCGGAACCGACCGTTGAGGGGCATTGGGTTTAG